GGCTCTCGAACCTGCATTGGCCGCAATATTAGTCTTCTGGAGATCACTAAGGTCTTGCCCCAGATCGTCCGCAAATTTGACTTGAAgttcgaggagaagaaggatccATGGGATGCGTGGTGTGCGTGGTTCGTTTACCCGAAGTACAAATGTTGGATTGAACCACGGAAGCCGGTCGAAAATGTGGCTTAGGGCTTTACTCAAAGTGAATGGGTCACAACAACGGTGAAGGGCTGCGGACATTTTTTTTATAGCGACTGTCTTGCCTGTTATTTCTGTTGATTTTACAACCAGACTGTGAAGACCTGTGGAACTGACAATGAAAAATACCGCTATTGGGGTGCTTATAGGCGTACTTCCAAAAGCGGCAGAattcaaaaaagaaaaataatgaaaTGCTATTTAGATAAGTGGTACTATGCATCAATGTATTCCAGACAAAACAAggtgatttttttttttttaaaaaaaataaaaaataaaaaaaaaaaaacagcAATAAAGATCAGATTTAAAGCCAAGCGTTGAGTTCCCCAATTAGTACGTAGTGGATATCTAACAAATGTCAATAAAAATGCGTGACTGTAAACCACCCCCAATACATGGCGGTGGTCGCCTTCCACCCCAGACAACCCGATATTCAAGTGTATGCCTGGTTGCCCTGTTACCTCGTAATCTAGATTCAATTAAAGGTCTATAGCTCGGCCTGGTGCATTCTTACGGTAACCCGATCAGCCGGACAGTTTGTCAGAGTGACACCGTACCGAATCTCCCTCTCAGGGTAGACATCTTCGATAGAATCAAACCGCTGCAATAGCCGCACCAACACAAAGCTGGTATTGGTAATGGCGAATTGCTGACCGATGCAGGTTCTCGGTCCGCCGCTGAAAGGGATATGCTCCCAGATTGCCTTGCGGCCGTACCACCGGTCAGGATTGAActcctccgcatcttcaCCCCAGATATCTTTCCGGCGTTGCAGGACATAACTGCTGTAAAGTACTGGTTGACCCTTTTGGAGATAGACCGGCGAGTTGCCATCCTTGCCACCCCCTCGAGGTAGCGTAGTGTCCTTATTAGCGCACCGGCGATTAAAGGGTACCACCGGATGGAGACGAAGGGTCTCGTTGATGAAGTGTTGGAGGTACTGACATGACTTTAGCGAGGAGAAGTTGATATCGCGGGGCTCGCTGTAGGTACCGAAGCGTTCGATGATTTCCTTTCGGAGTCTTTGGAAAATGTCGGGGTGACgagcgagaagaaggatattccAGCTGAGCAGAGACGCAGTTGTGTCACGTCCTGCGATCAATACATTCAAACACTCGTCTCGTAGCTGATTGGGGTCCTGAGTTGTTGCGGTAAGAGCATCTACAAATACATAATGTGATCCACGTTCTGGGTCGGCAGGCTTTTCCGCTTGCTGTGCCCTCTGTAAGGCGGCATGGACATATCCGTCCACGAGCTCGTGCACTACGCGGGTGCATTCTCTAAACTCCTTGTTGTTGACTATCCAGTAGAGACGCTCAAATCGGAGTCTAGCAGCTAGGTACCATGCACAGCGGTCAAAGCTGTTAAGAAAGCTATCTGACATCTCTCCGGCATCTTTTTCCAAGGCGGTTAGCTGGCTATTGCAGCTTTTGCCGAAGAGAAATTCAGTGGCGGAGTCAAGAGTAAGGCGGAAGAGGATGGTCTGGATGTCGACCTCAGACGTCCATCCGTTTGATTGAGTCGGCATAGCTCTCAAGGCATTCTGGACATGGCGTTCTTCCAACTCGAGGTTATTGATTTGGGTTCGCGTAAACTGAGGTCGTATTAGGGACCTTGAGTGGGACCAATCCGCACCATCAGAGACAAACTAAACACAAGCATAGCCCGCGTCAGTAAACTGGCAAGATAGAAGCATGGTATTATGAGGCACTCACAATTCCACTTCTTATCACAGGCGCCCCTGCGTTGCGGCGCATATCGCCCAAGAAAAAGTCATTGAATTGAGTCGCCAACATGGCTTGGATGTTCTTGGGATCGACGGTGAAGAAGTTTTCTCGGCCAGCTTGGCGCACGCGAAAGGTGGAAACATATCTGTTTTGCTGGCTGGAAATCAGATCGACACGTTTCTGTGATAGCTTGGGAAGAAACTTGTCTCGATCGGCTCGTAATGTTTCGAGCAGCGTTGCGACGCCGAACGGATCCCGAGAAGGATATAACGGAGCTTCTTGGCAGTTTAAGCTGCGAGCCCTCTGGGCATGCCGCCATGCCGAATACAAGGAGAATAAGAGGCGGGCCGCGACGATGGCGGCCACGAGAGCGGGAGTGAACCACGTTTCCATTAGGGTTGTACGAGCATCGGACATGATTTCCGATTTATGCAAGGTTTGGTTTCAGAGATTGATCTACAAGACTCGAATCAATAGCCCGACACCGAACCCGATAACTTATATATAGTGTATAGACATTTTCACGTCGTGCTATAATTAGAAGACATCACCGAATGTCCTGTCACGTCTAATATGATCCGACGATGCCCATGGACGAATGGAGTGCCTAAAAACTCTACCTCAGCCATTCATGGGAAGCTCAAAAGATAAGGGCATTATACGTATTAGATTCCCGACGTAGGATTAGTAGAGGAGTAAGAACAGTCGTTTAGGTTAATTCCACTATAGAAGTGTAGGCGCTAAACCTGTGAGGTACTTCAAGGCCCACAACCCTTGGGCTGCGGAGAATTGACTACCATACTCCGCACGCTTGCAATAATCGCAATGCGTAGGAGGGCGTCATCATTGGTCTATAGTAATGGTGATCTACTTAGGCTCTCCATCATACCCTATTTCAGCGGTGTATAGCCGTTGTTGGATCATGCTTGGTGTCTCCGGTAGTCATCTTGGCGTTTGGGCAGTGCATAGGAAACTCAAGTCTGGCGGGGTTCCTAAGGCGCCAGGTTTCACCTGCCCTTTTTAGGTTGGTTTGCAAAATAGTAAGCGTTGCTAACAGATCCCGGCTCTATCTACCTTAAGTCTGATTCGTTGGGTCGgatactactagtatattgATGCCAGGTTATCTGCCCAAGGACCGCACCCAATGAGAGAGACCGCGACAACCGGTATGCATTCATAAATGGTAGATGAACACTacattttattttgtttcaCCGCTGCCTTTCTGAGCACAGGTTTCTTCTCATGAGATCCATTGTTGCTCTGATAAAATTGTGTGGGACTGGAGTGATAGGGCTTCAAGAGATAAATGGCCCCACTATCTCTCTTGAAGACTTGCGATAGGCTCGTAACCCTTAATAAGAGCATCAATGTCTCGTCAACCTGAGCAACTGACTTCCACGATGTTGGACAGAAGCCCACTGACTCATGTATACATAGCTATTTTTAACCGAGCAAACCCGCATGCCGCATGCCGAGGTAGAGTGGCCGCTGTGAACGATAACTGGATAAGGCAGACCGACTGGATGAGCAAACTATGTGGAGCAACAGAGTGTCCGGCCTGATCTACAGGTGGAACGTGCACGTGGGGTCGAGATATCCGTGGAATGTGGTACAGAATATCGTTTGTTTCTGATACATCACATCTTTCGACAATAAGACCTGAGTATGCGCCCCCAAAAAAAGGTGTCTGGTGGTTATGTTGTGTCACGGTTAAATCACTGAGTGGTGGGCATCACCGGATAAGATTAAGTGTGGCATTGGCAGGTCCGCAGAAACGTCCGCATACACTGCCAACCACCAGTCATCGCGAGGATCCCTCGAGTGGCCGATGTGAGACTATCCGAGTCGAGTGGAGCTCACGTTATGCAGGGCGCCTAACCATATCTATCGCTTATACCATCCTGCCGTTCTGTTCACAATTTTATGGCAAACATGCATATCTCTCTTAAGATATACCCTACAGtgctttcccttccccttttctATTTCTCATGTTGACATTCATGCGAAAATCATTATGGCGGATACATCATCCAGCACCACCATTCAGCAGTCATCCGCGAAGGAGGCGGCCCTCCAGAAGGTATCTTCAGGGACTCCGCGGTCTCGGGATGGGATTGCTGattggaaatggaaaggcaGTCTCGCGGCTGTTATGCTAACAACGGTTATCAATGGTTAGTTGGGCATGTTTTCGGACCATCCCTAAGTTACTAAGTAACTATTCTAGGATATGATGTGAGTAATGTGGCCAACATCCAGCCACGACTATACGAGGCCTTCGGTGACATTGCACTTCTCCCATGGATCGGCCTGTCTTTCAGCTTGGCCGTCTTTGCCTTTCTGTCCTTCTCTCGGAAGATTATATACTGTTTCGACATGCAATGGATCTATATCGTTAGTGTTGTTGTCTTCATGGCCGGGGCTGCCGTGGCAGGAGCGGCCCATAATCTAGCCACGGTCATTGTCGGGCGGACAATCATGGGGGTCGGCGGATCTGTCATTTATCAGAGGTGCGATATACTCCAGCTCTACTACCAAGTCATATGACCTGACCGCGATGTAGCAATCTGACATTTGTCGCCGTGTTTGCCACTCCAGCTGAGACACCACTTCTCTTCGGACTGTTGGGTGCATTATGGGCTGTAGGGCTCGTCATCGGCTTTCCGATCGGGTCCGCCCTCGCGTCCAACCCTAACACGACCTGGCGGTGGGCCTTTTACATGAACCTCCCATGGGCTGGCCTCGTCCTTGTTATAGCCTTCATCTGCATGCCCAGCAAGTACCTAGGGCCAGACATTCCAGTATGGTCCCGCATCGCCAGAATGGATCCAATCGGCATTACAATGAACATCGCCGTGCCGGCTCTGTTCTCCATCGCACTGGAGTTCTCCGGTCCCGTCTGGGACTGGGGCTCTGGTGCATCTATCGCGGTCTGGGTAGTCTTCGGCGTGCTACTTATCGGTTGGATCGTCCAACAATATTGGTGCATGGGAACCACTCCCGACCAACGTGCCATTCCCCTCCACCTGTTCCGTCGCCTCGATCTAGTGCCCCTGTGGATCGCATCTGGATGCGCAGGGGCATCATACGCCGGGACATTGTACTATACCCcgctcttcttcgccttcgcTCGCGGCCACAGCGCGTTACAACAAACCGTCCGTCTTCTCCCATTCGTCATACTTTTCATCGCAGTTGTCTTGCTCGTCGGCGCCCTCCTACCCCTATTCGGTCGCTATAACCTAATCTACATCATCGCAGGTCTAGCCACCGTCGCCGGAGCAGGCGCCATGGCCGCAACACTCAGTCCCGATGTCCCTGAGTCCCAGGTAATGGGCCTAGAAGCTCTCATCGGAGTCGGACTAGGCTGTTCATACCAACACGGCGTTGGCATCTCAAACGTGATCAACAAAGACCCACGCGATAAAGTAGACAGTGTCGTCATGTTCAATCTGGCGCAAATGGGCGGCATTACTGTGATTCTCTCGATAGCGGGCTCGATCTTCCAGAATGTGGGGTTCCATCTGTTGAAGGAGGTGATTGGGGGTAATGGGTACTCTGAAGATGATCTGCGACAGGCACTGGCCGGCGTGTCCTCTACTGTGTGGGGATCTGATGACCCGGATGTGCTTGCTCGTGGCGTTCAGGCTGTTTCGGAGGCTCTTGCTAGGGAGTACTATTTGATCGTTGCTGGTGGGGCACTTTGTTTCGTGTGTGGGTTAGTGATGAAGTGGGAGAAATTGGATTAtggaagggggagggggaagaagCCTGAAGCTTAGGGCTTGGGTGATAGGGTATATCTACCTGAAGCGTTCTCTTTGCGGAAAAGAACTTAATTACCCATCGGTGTTAATGATTAATCAGAGTGTATAAGGCCGCCTTACATGCTAATTGCCTTGCGAGGGAATATAATATCCAGTGCTAGACTTGTTGGACTACCACCTGCCGCAGAATATCCCAGGAACACAACTTGCGGAGTGTAGAGCATCATTAACTGCCTACTATATCAATTCTCTcgagaattattatattcatGACGATATTGTATCGCTTATTATCATAGGGATCCGATCGAAACGTAGTGATAGGAAGATATCAAAGTGAACCCTGCATGGGGTGTCGATTGTGGAATGCAGATAGTAGCATAATTTCCTTGTTTTTACTTTAACTAATTTCAGAATTTGTTCTTTAGAACTTAATACTAAGGTCTTTTAGTATCATCGTACCTGTTCCCACTCCCAACCTTCGGCTTGGGGCGGGATTCGGGACGGGATTGGATCCAAATTCCCCGATCATCCCCAAGTGGCACGTATATTCATGACGACCACGGAGCGGCTATTACTGGGTGGAACCTTTGCATTGGTACCACAGATAGACCACAAGGTCCAGATGGTGGACTTTCTGAGTTTATTCGCCGACACTGCTATCGGATTTCGGATTTGAAACCCGACTCCGAGGTGCTGGATTCCGATGGAGAGCTGCTGAGAGCTATACTTAAATACCAGCATTCATCTGCACTGATTTTTTCACCCCATTTCGAATTTACTGAAGGTTCTACACAGTTACCTTACTCAGAGCGCCATGGCATTTCTGTATCAGATGCTAGGAAGCAAAATATGGCCACCCCGCGACACGAAACCTGATCTCACTGGACGAACTCTACTCATTACAGGCGCGGTATGTCTCCCTGTCTATCCACCTAGCGCCAATAGCGAACTAAGAAATGGTTTCTACTTAGAACTCAGGACTTGGTTACGAATCGGTGATCAAATTCGTTCGTGCCTCCGCTAAAAGAATCATCATCGGTGTCCGGTCCATCGAGAAAGGCGAGGAAGCAAAGAGGGCAATTCTTGCTCAAATACCTCAAAGTAATGTCACAATCGACGTTTACCATCTAGATATGTTGGACTACACTACTATCGAGGCTTTTGCGTCTCGCGTCAATCAGGAGGTAGAACGACTAGACTATGTTGTCCTCAACGCCGGCATTAGCCCTCATGCTTACAAGAAATCGGCCTACGGATTCGAATCAGGTATTCAGGTTAATCTGGTATCGACGACACTTTTATCTTTACTTCTTCTGCCTAAGCTATTGGCGAGCAAGACCGATACCTTCACCCCTGTGCTCGAATTGGTGGGGTCCGGCACACACCAGCGCATGCCACAACTCCTGCCGGAGACAGATAACACTGAAAAGGATATCTTAGAGGTTTACAACTCAGAAACCTCATTCAGGACAATTGGATTCATCCAACAATACTCATTGACAAAGCTCTTTCTCATGTATGTGCAGTGGCACCTTGTGAAGCTTGTGGATGATAAAGTCTCTGGATCACCTCGAGTATATGTCATCGTTGTTGGCCCAGGTCCGACTCAGTCTGGTCTTGGAAGAGACTTTCAAGAACAATCATCTCTTGGGGTCCGCGTCGCTGTCCACACCATGAACCTTTTGACGAAAACAGCTGAGCAGGGTGCACGCACATATCTCAGTGGTCTTATGCTTGGCGAAAAAGGCCATGGGCAATTTTGGCAATGGGACTCAGTTAATAGGAGCTGAACAGATACGAAGTACAATCTATCAGGGACTGAACGGCTAATGACAGTGAATAACAGGCCTGCGAAGTGGTGTTCGGACCCGAATGCTATTATGCGATCGGAGCGTGTGTGGGCTAGCGTGCTCGCTGCTCTTGAAAAGGACCTGCCTGGAACTGAAAGACTTGTACAAAGGATAAGGGATGGAGTTTTAGCTCATTGAAAGGTGCTCGCCAGGCTCTGAAATATACGGTTCTTTCGCCTCCTCTTGAGTTTCGGCGCAGAACAAATGTGAGTAGCTAAGGAAGTGTATTATATGTTAGTGCAGCCCTGTCATGCACACTATGTTTCATGCCATGGGCCATTTCGTCTAAAAAGCTGTAGCCGCGTTTTGAAATCGTGTTGTACCAGGGGATTTCTCAAATgggtttatatatatttcatcAACATGTTCCTTATAGATAGCATAGAAGTGGCTTCTACCAGTTTATCATATCCACTAGCTCTTGGGCATAACGCCAGCAtgtctatatagatttagtTAGATTACAACCATTTGGTAAAATGAATTGTCTAATTGGATTATACTATAGGCCTGTCTAACTCGAATGACAGTAGTAAATAAAGTAGTCTAGAACATTCCTACGTTCACGCTGATGAGCTGGTCAATAGTCCAACCAATCCGAATTCAATGGTTCCACCACCCAGGGGCTGCTCTATCCACTTATTTCTTGAGTGGTATGAGACGGCCCCCGAAGCTAAGGATTAGCTAAGAACCCAATTAGCTAAGGATTTCATTCGTAAAACCAGTCACCTTCACAACGAGGTCCTCCGTCCAGGTCAGATGAGGCGAATGTCCAGAAGTTGCTCGATAAACGGTAAACTTATTGCCCTTCCCCTCCTGGAGTGCGATCATTCCCTCCTGGTACTCCTTAGGCAGAGTTAGGTCATCCTCAAGGACCAAGTATGCGCATGGCAGGGCCGAGTAAGGATCATTCGTCAGCCTGTCAGTATTGACGGGAGACGCAGTGAGAGTCGCTGTCCATTTCGCCGCGGACTCAGCGTCAAGACCgttgaagaaaaagcgaGGGGCATCAACTGGAGTTCCGAGGCCCTTCACACCGTGTTTCTGATATGTGTTAGCCTCTGATCTGGATTTCAACTTCCCAAACAGTTACATACGTGGAATCGCATAAATGGCGGAACAAAGGTGGTGCCATCTTTCGGCTGGAAAAAACTATGAATGGACTCGCCGACAGGGACAACGAAAGCCCCCATGTAAAATATACCAATCAGGCCTCCTGTCTTACCTTCGCTCCGACGAGAATTGGCTTGCAATTCTGGTATGGCTGCCTGGGTTGCTACCCAGCCACCGGATGAATGTGCCACTAGCAGAACAAGCTTCCCGTCTTCGTTAACTAGCTTGTCCAGAAGCTTGACAACAACATTCACATCATCCGTGTCGGTAGGGTAGCCCTCTGCTGGAGGCCCGAGGTCGAAATCTGGATGGTCTACATCACCCACGTTGAGCTTGCTGAGATCACAAGTTGGCCGGTGCGGACAGTACGTTTCAAATCCTTGGGACTGTAGCTTCTCCATGAAGGGTCCATATGGGGTAGGACTGTGGTAGGAGCCATGGCAGATGACAATGGCGGGCTTTGTGTTGGTGGCCATGAGGAATGTTTAACCTGCAACGTTGTGGCTTTGCGGGGAGGAAAATTGTTCTAAAGCCGGAAGGCATCATGGTGGGAACCAGGGAACACGTAGAGGTATTTATATTGGCACGAAGGACCGAGGGTTGACGCAAGCATATGTGGGGGCGAAGAAAGTTCGCTAATTGCAGGGGTCACGTAGCCGCCCTCTGTTTAAACATAGCCACTGGTTGTCCAGGGACTGGCAAAAATAATGTTGGCCAAAGCACGCAGTGAAATACGTTAATCAGGTTATCAAACCAATCTGCTCACGATCGTATAATAGCGGGGCATTGGATGCACGACGCAAGCATGTAAAGCTCTGCCCGGTGGTAATTAAAGGAGCTTTAACTTAAGCGCTATTGATAGTAGACATCTTCCATATCTAGGGCACGCAGTGAACTGTCGGCACCACGGTGGATATAGACAAGGGTATTATGGATCTTAGCGCAGCCACACAGAAGCTCATGTAACGGTAGGCGATACGCTAACACAAATAGCGCCTCTCTCCCGCCAATGAACCGTTCAAACCCTGTTGTCTCGGACACAATAACTGTATATGAATAGTCCATGTTTAATGCCCGTTTATGGTTCTTTGTTATGGTCACTACCGAGATCCTTGCTTAGCACCTGCACATGGCCGGATCAGGGATTGAGCTCACTTAATCTCCAGCTCCCAAGGTTCCCGGCTCTTGACTTGCTAAGAATACCATATCTTTCACATATTAATATAGTCCTGTCATGATCTGCTAGTGCCTGGTTGGATACCGTACCACTTATCCACGAATGATAACTCACACGGGTCCGACGTTTCATCTTCCATGAACAATGTGACCAAGATGTGAACCATAGCCGCTTAGCAAAGGTATGTGATTGTTACGGAACATTCCTTCGTGCGCCCACCGCCAGGCGTCGACTGGACGAGACAGCGGTCAACAGGCCAATAACCTCGGACATTGCGGTACTGTGATAATGGCGTTGGTGCTTGACAACAACACAAGGCTAGATTTTTGACAATGTTGAATCTTTGCTCTCTGGGGTTGATATTAGCGTTGATACGAGCACCGCTCAAATGCTCGAAGAGGTTCAAATTTGTGAACGGTCGAGGAAGAATCCTCACCGGAACATAGCCGCGTATCATGGCTGTGAAGTGAAAGATAGCAGAATCACAGGGATTTACTTCACGAAGTACACCGAGACCCTGATGCAGAGGGTCAACCC
This Aspergillus flavus chromosome 1, complete sequence DNA region includes the following protein-coding sequences:
- a CDS encoding cytochrome protein (cytochrome P450, putative), with translation MSDARTTLMETWFTPALVAAIVAARLLFSLYSAWRHAQRARSLNCQEAPLYPSRDPFGVATLLETLRADRDKFLPKLSQKRVDLISSQQNRYVSTFRVRQAGRENFFTVDPKNIQAMLATQFNDFFLGDMRRNAGAPVIRSGIFVSDGADWSHSRSLIRPQFTRTQINNLELEERHVQNALRAMPTQSNGWTSEVDIQTILFRLTLDSATEFLFGKSCNSQLTALEKDAGEMSDSFLNSFDRCAWYLAARLRFERLYWIVNNKEFRECTRVVHELVDGYVHAALQRAQQAEKPADPERGSHYVFVDALTATTQDPNQLRDECLNVLIAGRDTTASLLSWNILLLARHPDIFQRLRKEIIERFGTYSEPRDINFSSLKSCQYLQHFINETLRLHPVVPFNRRCANKDTTLPRGGGKDGNSPVYLQKGQPVLYSSYVLQRRKDIWGEDAEEFNPDRWYGRKAIWEHIPFSGGPRTCIGQQFAITNTSFVLVRLLQRFDSIEDVYPEREIRYGVTLTNCPADRVTVRMHQAEL
- a CDS encoding efflux pump antibiotic resistance protein, whose protein sequence is MADTSSSTTIQQSSAKEAALQKVSSGTPRSRDGIADWKWKGSLAAVMLTTVINGYDVSNVANIQPRLYEAFGDIALLPWIGLSFSLAVFAFLSFSRKIIYCFDMQWIYIVSVVVFMAGAAVAGAAHNLATVIVGRTIMGVGGSVIYQSNLTFVAVFATPAETPLLFGLLGALWAVGLVIGFPIGSALASNPNTTWRWAFYMNLPWAGLVLVIAFICMPSKYLGPDIPVWSRIARMDPIGITMNIAVPALFSIALEFSGPVWDWGSGASIAVWVVFGVLLIGWIVQQYWCMGTTPDQRAIPLHLFRRLDLVPLWIASGCAGASYAGTLYYTPLFFAFARGHSALQQTVRLLPFVILFIAVVLLVGALLPLFGRYNLIYIIAGLATVAGAGAMAATLSPDVPESQVMGLEALIGVGLGCSYQHGVGISNVINKDPRDKVDSVVMFNLAQMGGITVILSIAGSIFQNVGFHLLKEVIGGNGYSEDDLRQALAGVSSTVWGSDDPDVLARGVQAVSEALAREYYLIVAGGALCFVCGLVMKWEKLDYGRGRGKKPEA
- a CDS encoding putative short-chain dehydrogenases/reductase; amino-acid sequence: MAFLYQMLGSKIWPPRDTKPDLTGRTLLITGANSGLGYESVIKFVRASAKRIIIGVRSIEKGEEAKRAILAQIPQSNVTIDVYHLDMLDYTTIEAFASRVNQEVERLDYVVLNAGISPHAYKKSAYGFESGIQVNLVSTTLLSLLLLPKLLASKTDTFTPVLELVGSGTHQRMPQLLPETDNTEKDILEVYNSETSFRTIGFIQQYSLTKLFLMYVQWHLVKLVDDKVSGSPRVYVIVVGPGPTQSGLGRDFQEQSSLGVRVAVHTMNLLTKTAEQGARTYLSGLMLGEKGHGQFWQWDSVNRS
- a CDS encoding Alpha/beta hydrolase fold-1, producing the protein MATNTKPAIVICHGSYHSPTPYGPFMEKLQSQGFETYCPHRPTCDLSKLNVGDVDHPDFDLGPPAEGYPTDTDDVNVVVKLLDKLVNEDGKLVLLVAHSSGGWVATQAAIPELQANSRRSEGKTGGLIGIFYMGAFVVPVGESIHSFFQPKDGTTFVPPFMRFHKHGVKGLGTPVDAPRFFFNGLDAESAAKWTATLTASPVNTDRLTNDPYSALPCAYLVLEDDLTLPKEYQEGMIALQEGKGNKFTVYRATSGHSPHLTWTEDLVVKVTGFTNEILS